Proteins encoded within one genomic window of Carassius carassius chromosome 22, fCarCar2.1, whole genome shotgun sequence:
- the slc26a4 gene encoding LOW QUALITY PROTEIN: pendrin (The sequence of the model RefSeq protein was modified relative to this genomic sequence to represent the inferred CDS: inserted 3 bases in 2 codons; substituted 1 base at 1 genomic stop codon), which produces MAEQNLRIKGLLPILDWLPKYPVEQWLPSDVVSGVTTAVIIXICFTCVAYALXSVAHVYEFPFLTYFVLGTSGHIFVDPFPVTCLMVGSEVLTLAPDEHFLHSVNITGVNETVTDERLMEIVVEARXRILVASTMTVLVGLFQVTMGLMKVGFLVRYLSKPLVGSFITAASLHVFISQIKTILSVPIQNHNGFFYFIYTLIDVGRNINQINIADLIAGLLTMFIVMAVKEINAKFQNKIPLRIPDCEGSHIGLSVYIAGCDGELVRRTKALSFFDEEVIRDILFLLVHDAILFIQLETSTGNEEDPLAEKISQLQDNKEKMRA; this is translated from the exons ATGGCTGAGCAgaacctgagg ATAAAAGGGCTTCTGCCAATCTTGGATTGGCTCCCTAAATACCCAGTCGAGCAATGGTTACCCAGTGATGTTGTTTCTGGGGTCACCACAGCC GTCattatttgaatttgttttacATGTGTGGCATATGCATT CTCTGTAGCACATGTCTATGAATTTCCATTTCTCACGTACTTTGTGTTGGGCACATCTGGACACATCTTTGTGG ATCCATTCCCTGTCACCTGTCTGATGGTGGGCTCTGAAGTTTTGACCTTAGCTCCTGACGAGCActttttgcattcagttaacatcACAGGTGTGAATGAGACAGTGACAGATGAAAGGTTAATGGAGATTGTTGTAGAGGCAA AGAGAATTCTGGTGGCTTCTACCATGACGGTGTTGGTTGGATTATTCCAGG TGACTATGGGGCTGATGAAGGTGGGCTTTCTAGTCAGGTATCTCTCAAAGCCACTGGTAGGCAGCTTCATCACTGCTGCTTCCCTTCATGTCTTCATATCTCAGATTAAAACCATCCTGTCTGTTCCTATACAAAACCATAATGGATTCTTCTACTT caTCTACACTCTCATTGATGTAGGTAGGAACATCAATCAAATTAACATCGCGGACTTGATAGCTGGATTACTAACAATGTTCATTGTTATGGCTGTGAAAGAGATCAACGCAAAATTTCAGAATAAAATCCCATTGAGGATTCCCG ACTGTGAAGGAAGTCATATTGGGCTTAGCGTCTACATCGCAGGCTGTGATG GTGAGCTTGTCAGGAGAACGAAGGCTCTGTCCTTCTTTGATGAAGAGGTTATCAGAGACATTCTCTTCCTCTTAGTCCATGACGCCATTCTATTCATCCAGCTGGAAACCTCCACTGGAAATGAAGAGGATCCATTAGCTGAGAAG ATTTCACAGTTGCAAGACAACAAAGAGAAGATGAGGGCCTGA